The Desulfovibrio sp. DNA window TCCGCAGTATGACCTGCCTACAACCCTGGTGCGCATCCGGCCTGCCGGGTGCAGCCTCACGGCCCTCAAGGCGGCGCTGCTCGAAACGGTTCCCCCGCTTATCGGCAGACTTGAAGACGACGCATTCTGCCTTGACCCCCGTACGCTTGATATCAGAGAATACCCGGATGTGCTGCGGGTGCTGCGCCAGGCGCTGGATACCGCAAGCCGCCATACCAGATAAATACAGCAAATCGCCACATGACGAAATTAAAGGAATAGCATCATGGAAAAATCGCTCGCCTACAAACCCCAAAGCATCTGGGAAAATGCGGATTCCAAAACCCGCAAGGAAATGGAAGCTCTTGCCCAGCGCTACATCGAATTTCTGACCCGCTGCAAAACGGAACGCGAAACAGTGGAATACGTGCGTCAGCGCCTTGCTGAAAATGGCTATTCCGAAGATTTCAGCGGCGACCGCGTTATGCGCAGCCTGCGCGGCAAGGCCATCTTTGCCGCGCGCAAGGGCGCTCTGCCTCTGAGTCAGGGGCTCTCGCTGCTGGCAGCCCACGCAGACACGCCGCGTCTCGATTTCAAGCAGCGCCCTCTGATCGAACAGCCTGGCGTGGCTCAGGCCAAAACACACTATTACGGCGGCATCCGCAAATACCAGTGGCTGGCGCGCCCCCTGGCCCTGCACGGCGTTATCGTGCGTGAAAATGGCGAAACTGTTGCCGTTACCATTGGCGAAAAACCCGGCGAGCCCGTGTTCTGCATTGCCGACCTATTGCCGCATCTGGCGCAAAAGCAGGTTACACAGCCCGTAAGCGAAGCCTTTGAGGCCGAAAAACTCAATATCATTCTGGCTCACAGCACGCCCAAGGCGGGCAAATCGACCAAGGCAGACGCGCCCAAAGATCCCATCAAAACCCAGCTGCTCGAGCTGCTGCACAAAAAATACGGCATCTGCGAAGAAGACTTTATCACCGCAGAGCTTCAGGCTGTGCCCGCCGGGCCCGCGCGCTTTGTGGGCTTTGACAAGGCCATGATCGGCGGCTACGGACAGGACGACCGCATCTGCGTGTTTACCGCTCTTGAAGCCCTGCTTGAGGCCGAAGCCACAGGCCGCAGCATGGCCGTAATCTTCTGGGACAAGGAAGAAATTGGCTCGGACGGCGCAACGGGTGCGGCCTCGCGCTTTATGCAGTATTGCGTCGAGGACCTTGCCCGCTCGTGGGATAAAAACCTGCCCTCCTCGCATGTGCTGCTTGAAACCCGCGCGCTTTCTGCCGACGTTTCTGCAGCGCTCGACCCCGACTACCAGGAGGTGCACGAAAAACAAAACGCCGCCCAGCTCGGCTACGGCCCGGTGTTTTCCAAATTTACCGGTTCTCGGGGCAAGTACGGCGCCAGCGAGGCCGATGCCGAATTTTTCGGCTCGCTGCGGGGCCTTTTCAACGGCAAGAGCATTGCATGGCAGGCCGCAGAACTCGGCAAGGTAGACCACGGCGGCGGCGGTACGGTGGCCCTGTTCCTGGCTGCGTACGGCATGCAGGTTATCGACCTTGGCCCGGCCATCCTTTCCATGCACAGCCCCTTTGAACTGGCCAGCAGCGCCGACCTGTTTGCCACCAAGCAGGCATTCCGTGCTTTTCTTGAAGCACAGCTATAAGCGTACAGCCATATCCATAACAAAAGGCCCGTACTGCTGCCTGCATCTTGTTGCAGTCAGCCGTACGGGCCCTTGTGATAAAAATTGTGCCGGGCTTATTTGCCTGCAAGGCTGCGCCGGGCTCTTTTACAGATATGCTCCGTTGCCGTGCAAGGGCTCTTGGCGAGCCACTCATGGCACAGCCCGCATACCCACTGCGGCTGCGACTTGGCGGCGTCATTCAGCCAGTTGCCCACGCTGTCCTGCACATATCTTGACGGGTCAGCCTTTAAAGGTTCCAACACTGGCAGCCCAAGAGACGGATTTTCTTTAAGAATGTTCATGTGCGCGCACCACACGCCACGTGGCCGGGTGCTTTCGCTGGCAAAACGGCGCACCTTTTCCGAGGAATCCGCAACCCAACCTGCAAGAAGTGTTATGGCCTGTTGCGGCTGCCTTGCAATATGTGGCCGTACCGCCAGCCATACCCACTCACGCACGCCAAAATGAGCGTCGTCAGCCAGAAAACGTACCGACTCCAGCAGGTTCTCCAGCGGCTCGGCGGAATCCCGCAAGACATGCTCGTGCGCAAGAGCATAGCAAACCCAACCGCGAACAGTATCAGATTGATGCCCGGCAAGATCTTTTAGCCCCTGCCGCCCCACGGCATCCAGCACAAGCTCGCCAGCCAGCGCCATGCGTTTTGAAATGCCCCAGCTTGCAGCCTGACGCATCTTTGCCTGCGCGGCCGCACCAGCCTGCGGCACTGCCGCAGCCATCAGAACAGCAAAATCAACTGCCAGCCCTTCGGCCAGATTGCTTGAGGCGTCCTGCCCGCTGTTGAGCAAGGCCAGGCGTGCTGACGGTATGGGCATGGTTCTCCTGTGCGTGCATCTACAGCAAATTTTATCGGGCTGGCATGCACGGCTGACCTGTCGGGATCGGCCGGGGCGGGCTTGATGCCCGACCCAGAACCGCCAACAGTCCTAGGCGCTGCGGCCCATACCCTCTGCCCTTGTTACAAGCTTGCCAATGTCTGATACAATATGCTGCAGGGGGCACTTGTCTGGCGTTCTGGCGTAGATGCTGCACACCGCGCCCCTGTCTTCGTCATAGGGCAGCAAAAATTTGGGGCCAGCACCTTTCTGCACCCATTCAGGATTGATGCCTTTTTTCTTCAGCAGGCTGAGCAGCCACTTGGAAGGAATGGCCAGCCGCTTTTTGGAATCTGAAATACAGGATTGCGACACATCAAAGAACTGCGCCAGTTCCTGCTGGGTTCTGCACTGGGTGACCGTTTTAATGCGGTCCATGATCGCCATATACTCAAAAACTTTACCACTCATGGGGATAGCCTCCTCTGTACGCCGCAGCGTACAAAACCCGGATATAACTATTGTTGCCAATAAAAACCGGGTGCGGCGAGCCAGGGCTCAGATGCGTGTTTATTGCGCAGCCAGATATCTGGCAAACTCATTAAATCAAACGCGAGGGTGCTTTGACGAAAGGGAGTGGACTGGACAGTGCAAACATCTCAGGATGTGCTGCAGGAAACAATGCAAAAACTGTGGGGATACAGGCATATACTTCGTGCAGCCATCACAGTTTCTGAAAAAACCGTGACAATGAGCCACGCTTCACAGCCCTGCTGGTCGCAACCGACTTGGGAGACAGCATTACATCTGTCTCAAGGAAGGGAGTAGGGGGAACCCATAAGCAGTTCCCGTACACTATAAGCACTACCCATAATCGGAAGCAAGGTTGCTTCCTATAGAACAGGCTGCTAGTGCACAATTCGAAAATACCCATAACTTATGATAAGTCAAGTATTTTAATTAGTAGGCATGTACTGTTTCGCCGAAAAGCAGTTTGCAACTGGGCAATCGCATATCTTGTAAAGTGCGCAAATATACAGAATTGAAGCTAAAATATCTGATATCCGTAACAAGAAATCTTCGGTTGTGCGAAAAAATCATACAAAAAAGCCGAAGCAGCTGTTCACCGCTTCGGCCTTGTAAGCCTTCGCTGCCCTACCCTAGCGCAACATCAGCACCCAGGCAGGCCCCTTGGCGTCCAGATGGCTGGCCACGTAGTTGGAGCGGTCATTGCCGCCGCAAAAAATATCGATACGGTTGCGCTTGATGGCCCCGCCCACGTCCTGGGCAAAGCCAATGCCGCGCAGGGGTATCCTGCCCTTGGTTTCATCCGGGATATTGACGCCGTAAGCAACAATGGAACCCAGGGGTATAAAGCCCCTGTCTGTGGCAAGCGTCAGCCAGTCATCAACCTGAAAACCCATTGCGCCCATGGGGCCACGCGTGCCGTACTTGAAGAAGACATAGCTGGGGTTGTCGTTAAGAATCTCACGCACGCGGCCAGGGTTGTTCTTGAACCATTCGCGCTGTTCAAAAATATCGCCACGCTGCAGCAGATGCTTTTCGCGCATGATGCGGCCAGAGCTTTTGTACTTGTGGCCGTTCTGCCCTGCGTAGTTAACATAGGCCTGCGTGCCGTCGTCAAAAATCAGACGGCCAGAGCCCTGAATTTCAAGAAAAAACACATCCACAGGATCAGCTGCCCAGGCCAGTTCCAGACCCTTGCCCGCCAGCACCTGCTTTTCTTCAATGGTGCGGCGGTCATAGTACTGGCCGCGCTTGGCAATAACCGAGTTCAGATCGGGGGGCAGGCCGTATATGGCCTGGGTGTACCCCGGCTTGCGGGTACGGCTGGCCCGCACGGCGGGTTCGTAGTAGCCGGAATAGTTGATGCCGCCCGTCACCTCGACCCATCGGAAATTCTCAAGCAGCAGATTTGGTTCGCTGTCGAGCCGGGGCAAAAGTTCCTGAAGCCGCTCAAGCGTGCGCGCCATGTCGCCCCAGGTCATGGTAAGGCCCTGGCGCTGCACGGCAATACCATCTCTGGGCTTGCTGTTGACGTAGCGTAGCGACTTGCGCACACTGGGACCCATGTCCTTCCAGCTGTTCAGTTCCTGACCGGAAGGAACAAGGTTGTTCACAAAAAATTCCGGGCTTTCAAAGCCCACCGGCGGCAGGGTTCTTTCCACCACTGGCGGCGGAGCCTGCTTGCCGCAGGCAAACAACGCCATACAGAGCGCCAGCAGCAAGAGCTTACGCAATATGCCGCCTGTGTACGCTACAAAGTTGTTGCGACAATGCCCGGAAAACGCATAACAAGGAGCCGTTTCGTGCATGACCAATTCCCTACCCCTGATATTTGGATGCCGCACCGTGTGTCGTATGGAGAAACCGACACCATGGGCGTGCTGTATTATGCAGAATATTTACACCTGTTCGAACGGGCGCGTAGCGAATATATTCGCCGTTGCGGCATGAGCTACGCCGAAGTGGAGAAAAAGGGCCTTATCCTGCCCGTGCGTGAGGCTCAATGCCGCTACCGCTCTTCTGCCCGCTACGACGACCTTGTGCTTGTGCGCGCCGGCATTGCGGAATGGGGGCGTGCATCCATGCGCTTTGTATATGAGATATGGAACGAGGACAAGACAACACTTCTCGCCACGGGCATGACCCAGCACGCCCTTATCAACCATGAAGGCCGCCCCGTTCCGGTGCCAGACTGGTTTCGCAATCTTACCTTTACAGCCTAGCTCTCACGCCGCCGCAACACCCTGCGGCGGCACTTTTTTAACCTTACGCAGACAGGTGCAAATAGATCAGCGGGCCTTGCCCCGCGAGGGGGCTGCCTTGGGCCCGGGTGTGCGGCGGGCAAAGCGCACGTCGCCCGTGCGCTCCTGTTCGCTGGGTTTCACAGGCTGCCGTTTGACCCTGGCAGTCCTTGCGCTGGTAAACCGCCGGGCCAGATGGGGCAGCTCTGGCGGCACATCGGCCGCGGGGTCGCCCAGTGGGCAAAATGGAGCCCCGCCGCCTACGGCCTCGCCCATACTGAGTGCAAGCCGGGCGCTCACGGCGCGCATAAGCGGCACAAGGTCGGTATATTCTTCGTTCATATCCAGCCCGCTCAAGTGCCAGCTGCCCCGCCCGTGCGCCACCTTGCGTACTCCCCGGAGCTCGCGCTCACGCATGCTCAGGCTGATGCGCAGTTCGCCCTCTGGCAGGTGTAGCACCAGGGCCTCGCCCTGCGCCTCGCCAAGCCCCCTGCCCAC harbors:
- a CDS encoding aminopeptidase, with translation MEKSLAYKPQSIWENADSKTRKEMEALAQRYIEFLTRCKTERETVEYVRQRLAENGYSEDFSGDRVMRSLRGKAIFAARKGALPLSQGLSLLAAHADTPRLDFKQRPLIEQPGVAQAKTHYYGGIRKYQWLARPLALHGVIVRENGETVAVTIGEKPGEPVFCIADLLPHLAQKQVTQPVSEAFEAEKLNIILAHSTPKAGKSTKADAPKDPIKTQLLELLHKKYGICEEDFITAELQAVPAGPARFVGFDKAMIGGYGQDDRICVFTALEALLEAEATGRSMAVIFWDKEEIGSDGATGAASRFMQYCVEDLARSWDKNLPSSHVLLETRALSADVSAALDPDYQEVHEKQNAAQLGYGPVFSKFTGSRGKYGASEADAEFFGSLRGLFNGKSIAWQAAELGKVDHGGGGTVALFLAAYGMQVIDLGPAILSMHSPFELASSADLFATKQAFRAFLEAQL
- a CDS encoding DNA alkylation repair protein translates to MPIPSARLALLNSGQDASSNLAEGLAVDFAVLMAAAVPQAGAAAQAKMRQAASWGISKRMALAGELVLDAVGRQGLKDLAGHQSDTVRGWVCYALAHEHVLRDSAEPLENLLESVRFLADDAHFGVREWVWLAVRPHIARQPQQAITLLAGWVADSSEKVRRFASESTRPRGVWCAHMNILKENPSLGLPVLEPLKADPSRYVQDSVGNWLNDAAKSQPQWVCGLCHEWLAKSPCTATEHICKRARRSLAGK
- a CDS encoding helix-turn-helix domain-containing protein, which gives rise to MSGKVFEYMAIMDRIKTVTQCRTQQELAQFFDVSQSCISDSKKRLAIPSKWLLSLLKKKGINPEWVQKGAGPKFLLPYDEDRGAVCSIYARTPDKCPLQHIVSDIGKLVTRAEGMGRSA
- a CDS encoding MltA domain-containing protein, producing MRKLLLLALCMALFACGKQAPPPVVERTLPPVGFESPEFFVNNLVPSGQELNSWKDMGPSVRKSLRYVNSKPRDGIAVQRQGLTMTWGDMARTLERLQELLPRLDSEPNLLLENFRWVEVTGGINYSGYYEPAVRASRTRKPGYTQAIYGLPPDLNSVIAKRGQYYDRRTIEEKQVLAGKGLELAWAADPVDVFFLEIQGSGRLIFDDGTQAYVNYAGQNGHKYKSSGRIMREKHLLQRGDIFEQREWFKNNPGRVREILNDNPSYVFFKYGTRGPMGAMGFQVDDWLTLATDRGFIPLGSIVAYGVNIPDETKGRIPLRGIGFAQDVGGAIKRNRIDIFCGGNDRSNYVASHLDAKGPAWVLMLR
- a CDS encoding thioesterase family protein, whose product is MPHRVSYGETDTMGVLYYAEYLHLFERARSEYIRRCGMSYAEVEKKGLILPVREAQCRYRSSARYDDLVLVRAGIAEWGRASMRFVYEIWNEDKTTLLATGMTQHALINHEGRPVPVPDWFRNLTFTA